Within Vicia villosa cultivar HV-30 ecotype Madison, WI linkage group LG1, Vvil1.0, whole genome shotgun sequence, the genomic segment AAATGAGTATCGAGCCATGGCTCATGCCGCATGTGAACCCTTTTGGTTTAATCATTTACTATATGAACTTCATTTTTGTGAAGCCGACCCTATGGAACTTGTATGTGATAACCATACAGCTTTGCACCTCTCCTCCAATTCAGTATTTGACGAGAGGACaaaacatattgaagttgattgtcaTTTTCTTAGAGATAAGATTACCACCGGGATCATCAAAACCTCATTTGTTATTCTAGGGATCAACTTGCTGACCTCTTTACAAAATCTCTTCAGAAACATTGGATTACTTATATATGTGACAAGATGGATGCTTATGATATATATGCACCACCTTAAGGAGGAGTGTTGAGACATTATTTTATTATACGATTATTAGTATCAATTAGGATATTATTGTATCAAACCTTTCCTGTTTTAGTTTATTGATTAAGAGGCTTAGACCTATATATACATGTGTATTCTCTCCACATAACAATAAAAATTTCATATTCAAGTATGACCAATAATGGTCAGAGTGGTTGTTTATGATGTTTAGAGTGGTGGTTAGAGCGATAGTTAATTATGGTAATCAGTGGCAGTCAGAgtggtgattgaaattgatttaagtggCGGTTAAAGATTATTCAAGTGAGGATTGATAgtgagtatattagtgattgtcGATATTCAAAATGATGATTATAATGGAAATAACAAAGAATATAAGTATATAAAATGATAATCAGAATATCAAACTGGTGATCAATTATGACTGAGGTTATGGTTGGTCATGGTCAGTAGTATTCCTAATGGTAGTTTAAGGAAGATTATAGATAGATAAAATGATAGATGGATAAAATGATAGCAAATTCACAGCCTTATCGCCAAATGTCTTTTATATTACGAAGACCACCGGGTCGCGAAGCATATCCCGGAGATGTTTTTATTTACATCCGTGTCTTTTGAAAAGAACCGCTAAATTAAGTTCTCAGTTAGGtgaaggaagtatgattgctttacCAATACTTGAGACCCAATCAAGAGATGTTTCAACTTATATTCCTACTAATGTAATTTCCATTACAGATGGCCAAATATTCTTATCTGCTGATTTATTCAATGCTTGGACCAGACCTCCAATTAATGAGGGTATTTCTGTTTCTAGAGTTGGACCGACGGTTCAATTAAAAGCCATGAAACAAGTAGCTGATAAATTACAATTGGAATTGACACAATTCGCAAAATTAAAAGTTTTTGCACAACTCTCTTCAGATCTCGATAAAGCTACGCAAAATCAATTGTCAAGAGGTTAATGATTACATGAGTTGCTTAAGAAATCTCAATCAACTCCTCTTAATGTGAAAGAACATCTAATAACTATTTTACTGAAACAAATGGTTATCTTAATTTATCATAAGTGATCGTAGTGATAATTAAGAGTGTTGGTTAATAATCATTGTAGAATTCTATACTTAAAGAATAGTGGTTGAATTAGTGACATAGTGTCTTAGTTTCAAAACTCTCTTACTTTTTTTTCTGCTGAATCATCTCATCTCAGCTCATGTTGCATCTCAGAGGTTTTCCTTACCCCAACAATCTTTCTTCAACCCCAAAATGTCATCTTCTTCTCCTCAAACCCCACTCTTTCACCTTTTTCTCCATTGCCGCCGCCGCCACAACCACTGCAGATTCAGATAAAAAATCTTTCACCATATCTTACCTCACTAACAATTGTGGCTTATCTCCACAAGATGCTCTCAAAGTATCCAAACGATTTACTTTCGAAACCCCCGAAAAACCCAATTCCGTCATCACCTTCTTCAAAACCCAAGGCTTCTCCGATGACCAGATACAATCCATTATTCGCAGGAGTCCTAAGCTCATCCTTTCCAACCCCATCAAAACCATTCTCCCTAAGCTTCAATTTTTAGCTTCCAAAGGCGCTTCTCCCACCGACATAGTCGCCACCATCACCAGAAGCCCCCAATTCCTAACATCAAGCCTGAAACGCATTATTCAAACTTTTGAATTGGTAAGAACTTTCTGTCCGTCTGATCAAAAAGCTATTGCTCTAATCATTGTCTGTCCATCTTTAGTTCGTGATATCCTATTGAAACCAAATCTTCAATTTTTACTCGATTCCGGTGTCACTCCTTCCGGCATTTACCGTTCGCTTCGTTCTAGACCTTCTGTATTTTGTTCTACTGGTGTGAGAAAGGCTGTGGAGGAGATTaaggaattagggtttgatccttcaaaattcaaattttgtgtGGCGTTACTTGCCAAGAGGACTGTCGCTAAATCACAATGGGATGCTAAAGTTGATGCCTTGAAGAGTTGGGGTTTTTCtgaagatgtgattcttgatgcCTTTAAAAGACAGCCTAACTTTATGCTACGGTCACCGGATAAACTCAATGCGGTGATGCAATTTTGGGTCAAAGAGCTTGAATGGGATCCTTCAGTGCTATTTGCAGCACCTGACCTATTCGGATGTAGTCTGGAGAAAAGGCTTGTTCCAAGGGCTTCAGTCGTCCGGTATCTTTTATCCAAAGGTTTGATTAAGAAGAGTGCTAGCTTGTATACACCGTTTAAAT encodes:
- the LOC131594708 gene encoding uncharacterized protein LOC131594708; amino-acid sequence: MLHLRGFPYPNNLSSTPKCHLLLLKPHSFTFFSIAAAATTTADSDKKSFTISYLTNNCGLSPQDALKVSKRFTFETPEKPNSVITFFKTQGFSDDQIQSIIRRSPKLILSNPIKTILPKLQFLASKGASPTDIVATITRSPQFLTSSLKRIIQTFELVRTFCPSDQKAIALIIVCPSLVRDILLKPNLQFLLDSGVTPSGIYRSLRSRPSVFCSTGVRKAVEEIKELGFDPSKFKFCVALLAKRTVAKSQWDAKVDALKSWGFSEDVILDAFKRQPNFMLRSPDKLNAVMQFWVKELEWDPSVLFAAPDLFGCSLEKRLVPRASVVRYLLSKGLIKKSASLYTPFKYPDVLFMEKYVDCYEEEEASKLLRLYQGKDASI